ACCCCATCCAGGGCCCGGGCGGCGGAGGGGTCGAGGGCGTCCAGGGCGCGCGCCTCGACGGCCATGGCACTGAGGTACAGGCGCGGTCGCTGGGCTTGTCGGGCGCGGCAGCGGGCGATGCGCGCCAGCACCAGCGCCCGGCGGTGGCGTCCCGCGGCCAGCTCAAGGTTGGCCAGGTCCACCAGCACGCTGGCCACGCCGTCGAGGCGGCCGATGCGGCGATACCGCGCCAGGCACTGCCGGAGGCGCTGCCGACCCAGCCTCCACGCCCCCTGGCGCGCCTGGACGACGCCGAGATCGTGGGTGGCCGTCAGCACGCGCGCGGGGTCCCGGCCCCGGTACAGCTGGATGGCCCGCTCGAGATGGTAGGCGGCCAGGTCCAGCTGGTTGAGGGCGCAGTAGCAGACGCCCACCCCATGGTGGCAGGCGGCGATCAGCGTGCGGGGCAGGTGGCGGACCGGCACCGGCACGGGCGCGGGGGCGGATGCCCTCGCCGGCGGGACCCCGCCGGCGCCAGCCTGCCCGGGTGCCGCCGGGACCCCGGCCGGTTCCGGGGCCGGTTCCGAGCGGGAACGCGCGTTCCCGGGCGTCGGGGCTGCGGCCGGCTCCACCAGGGACCCCCGGGCGTCTCCGGGCGTTGCGGACGCGGCCGCCTCCGTACGGGAACCCTGGGCATGCCCGCGACCCGATGGCGGGGCCGCGCGCGGCGGCCGCTCGCGGTCCGGCAACCCGGTGGCGTAGTACGCCAGGGCCTCCCGGTAGTGCCCCTGGCGGAACAGGGTGCTGGCCAGGGCGACGTGGGCCCGGATGCGGTCGGCGGGGCGGCTCGCGGCCGACGCGGCCAGGCGGAACGCCTCCGCCGCGACGGCCAGTTCGTCCCGCTGGAAGGCCAGCTTGCCGCGGGTGTAGTGGAGGCGGAAGGTGGTCCCCGGCGGGCAGCGATCCAGGGGGACGCGGGCCAGGAGGTTGAGGGCGGCGAAAAGGCACCGGCCGGCCTCGTCCGCCTGGTTGAGACAGGCCAGGGCGTAGGCCAGGTCGACCTGGACCGAGAGCAGGAGGGGCGAGTCCTCGTCCTGCTCCAGCAGTTCCAGGGCCATGCGGAAGGCCCGCACCGCCTCCCCGAAACGCCGCTGACGGGTGTAGCGGCGTCCCCGCTGGACGTAGTCATGGATCACGCGGCGGCGGGCGAACTCGTCCTGCTCGCCCAGGAAGAAGCCCACGGGTTTGCCGAGGCGCTCGGCCAGGAGGCGCAGCGTCGCCAGGGGCGGGACGACCTCGTTGGCCTCGATGCGGCTGATGTAGGAGCGGTCGAAGAGCCCGGCCGCCAGCTGCTCCTGGGTCAGGCCCAGTTCCCGGCGCCGGGCCCGGATGCGGTCGCCGATCACGGGCCGGCCCTCCCTTCGCTCGGCGCGGTGGTCCCCCGGGGCGCTGGTGCGCGGCTTCCAGGTCACCCGGGTGCACGACCGGCACGCCGTGTTCCTATCGCCCGGGTCCACGATGGACTTGCCAACGCCCATCGCCCGCGGGAGGTGAGGACGTGTTGAGGGTTCGTTGGACGGTCGGCGCAACCCTGTTGGTGGCGCTGACGTGGGCGATCCTCGCGGGGGGTGGAGGTGGGGTGGCAGCAGCCGACGCCGCTGAGGGCATCCATGCCGACCTGATGGGTCCGGAGATCCCGGAGCTGTCGACCGTGGCGGACCTGATGGGTCCGGAGATCCCGGAGCTGACGGTGCTCGCGGACCTGATGGGGCCGGAGATCCCCGAGCTGTCGGTCCTCGCGGACCTGATGGGCCCCGGCGTCCCGGAGCTTGACGTGGAGGCCTGAACCGACCCCGTCGACCGCCGCGGCCGTCGACGCGACCGCCGTGGCCGTCGGCGCCACCATGAGCGCATCATGGGCGCGATGGCCGGGCGGCACGTCCCGCCCGTGACGATCGACGCGACCCGGGGCAGCCCACCGCTGGTGGCGCTCCCCAGGGTCGGGTCCCACGAGGGTGGCTTCGCGCCGCACGCCAACCCCGGCACCCGCCGGCCTGATCCGTGAACGCGGGCCTCCCGCGTGAACGCGGGCCTCCCGCGACCGCCGGGAGCCGCTGCGTTTCCATGGGCGGCGGACGGTCCTCCCGTCCACCGCCCGACGTGAGGGCCGCCCCGGGCGTCCCGACCCGCCGGCATGGTCGGCGGGCGGCGGGCGCCGGTGGCAGCCCTGGGGGGCAGGCCTGGGACCCTGCGGTCCCACCGGGCCTGGCGGGCCACGTTTGGGCGGCGGTCCCGTCCAGGCGGCAGAGGAGGTGGGCCGGTGGTGCAGGGGGAGACCGGGACCGGCGGCGACTGCTGGTGCAGGATCGCGTCCACGGTCCTGGAGGTGTTGTTGACCCAGGCCCTGTGGCTCGGTGTCCGGATCGGCTGGCCCGCACGGCGGCTCCCGCGGCGATCGGCCGGGGCGAGACCGCGGCGCTGGGGGCTTTCCCGCGGCCGTCGCGAACGCCGCGCGCGGGATCGCGCCGCCGTCCGGCACCGACGGATGACGGCCTGAGCTGCGGGACCGCCGCCCGCAGCTTGCCGGTGGGAGGGAGAGAGCGT
The sequence above is drawn from the Thermaerobacter sp. FW80 genome and encodes:
- a CDS encoding helix-turn-helix transcriptional regulator; this translates as MIGDRIRARRRELGLTQEQLAAGLFDRSYISRIEANEVVPPLATLRLLAERLGKPVGFFLGEQDEFARRRVIHDYVQRGRRYTRQRRFGEAVRAFRMALELLEQDEDSPLLLSVQVDLAYALACLNQADEAGRCLFAALNLLARVPLDRCPPGTTFRLHYTRGKLAFQRDELAVAAEAFRLAASAASRPADRIRAHVALASTLFRQGHYREALAYYATGLPDRERPPRAAPPSGRGHAQGSRTEAAASATPGDARGSLVEPAAAPTPGNARSRSEPAPEPAGVPAAPGQAGAGGVPPARASAPAPVPVPVRHLPRTLIAACHHGVGVCYCALNQLDLAAYHLERAIQLYRGRDPARVLTATHDLGVVQARQGAWRLGRQRLRQCLARYRRIGRLDGVASVLVDLANLELAAGRHRRALVLARIARCRARQAQRPRLYLSAMAVEARALDALDPSAARALDGVVRDLRALG